A genomic stretch from Campylobacter lari subsp. concheus includes:
- a CDS encoding leucyl aminopeptidase, whose translation MIFNFKEETINSINADFEIILIQDKKIEKYTQSQELFKLSNYKGEGICIDMQNKILYSELKSLEYEDIRLTFANAYKALKKLEIQSVKTKSVVGTCVVNSFNAMVQGFTFGAYEFDKYKKEKTQSKLENIFISKDEINNKTYNLEEAFIGINYGQVFSNACNFAKNIVNEIPQIYTPAKMAEDAINLSQNDYKISCKIYESDFLEQEKMQAFLAVNRASIHPPKLIHLSYKPQNPKMKVVFVGKGLTYDSGGLSLKPADYMLTMKSDKSGGAAAMAVIKGASELNLDIEVHSIIGVTENMIGGNAYKPDDVLISREGVSIEVRNTDAEGRLVLADCLSFAQDLKPDLLIDLATLTGACVVGLGEYTSAIMGNNEDLQNDFFKVSKKSGDLTTILHFNPHLKELIKSNIADVSNTSSSRYGGAITAGLFLNSFIREEYKDKWLHLDIAGPAYLEKAWGYHSFGASGAGVRMCLSYLLYLSRNKK comes from the coding sequence ATGATTTTTAATTTTAAAGAAGAAACTATAAATTCTATAAATGCTGACTTTGAAATTATTTTAATACAAGATAAAAAGATAGAGAAATACACTCAAAGTCAAGAACTTTTTAAGCTTTCAAACTATAAAGGTGAAGGAATTTGCATAGATATGCAAAATAAAATTCTTTATAGCGAACTTAAAAGTTTAGAATATGAAGATATAAGACTTACTTTTGCAAATGCTTATAAAGCTTTAAAAAAACTTGAAATTCAAAGTGTTAAAACAAAGAGTGTTGTAGGAACATGCGTAGTAAATAGTTTTAATGCCATGGTTCAAGGATTTACTTTTGGAGCTTATGAGTTTGATAAATACAAAAAAGAAAAAACACAGAGTAAGTTAGAGAATATTTTCATCTCAAAAGATGAAATTAATAACAAAACATATAACCTAGAAGAAGCTTTCATAGGTATCAACTATGGTCAGGTTTTTTCAAATGCTTGTAATTTTGCAAAAAATATTGTTAATGAAATTCCTCAAATTTATACCCCTGCAAAAATGGCTGAAGACGCAATTAATTTAAGTCAAAATGACTACAAGATCTCATGTAAAATTTACGAGAGCGATTTTTTAGAACAAGAAAAAATGCAAGCATTTTTAGCAGTAAATCGTGCATCAATCCATCCTCCAAAACTCATTCATCTTTCATACAAACCACAAAATCCAAAAATGAAAGTAGTGTTTGTAGGCAAAGGACTAACTTATGATAGTGGTGGGCTTAGTTTAAAACCTGCTGATTACATGCTAACGATGAAATCTGACAAAAGTGGTGGTGCAGCTGCAATGGCTGTCATCAAAGGTGCGAGTGAATTAAACCTTGATATAGAAGTACATTCTATCATAGGTGTAACTGAAAACATGATAGGTGGAAATGCTTACAAGCCTGATGATGTGCTTATTTCAAGAGAAGGTGTGAGCATAGAGGTTAGAAATACTGATGCAGAAGGAAGATTAGTTTTAGCAGATTGTCTTTCGTTTGCTCAAGATCTAAAACCTGATTTATTAATAGATCTTGCTACTCTAACTGGAGCTTGCGTAGTAGGACTTGGAGAATACACAAGTGCTATTATGGGAAATAATGAAGATTTGCAAAATGATTTTTTCAAAGTAAGTAAAAAAAGTGGAGATTTGACCACCATTTTACATTTTAATCCACACTTAAAAGAGCTTATAAAATCAAATATAGCAGATGTTAGTAATACCTCTTCAAGTCGTTATGGCGGGGCTATTACAGCGGGATTATTTTTAAATTCTTTCATTAGAGAAGAATACAAAGACAAATGGCTACATTTAGATATCGCAGGGCCAGCCTACTTAGAAAAAGCTTGGGGTTATCATAGCTTTGGTGCAAGTGGAGCAGGTGTTAGAATGTGTCTTTCATATTTACTTTATCTTTCAAGGAATAAAAAATGA
- a CDS encoding M16 family metallopeptidase, whose translation MINLDFNETKIGIIYEYDNELPVVFFKLIFKNSGKIAEKHNRGCASMLARLLNEGSSDEFFRSLEYRAIELYAKASFEHFQISIKCLKEHFDFALEKLQELFLNVRFDEKILQRLKTLALGELASLNTDYDYQAKRLLNKNVFKDEIFASGLDGTKESIEKINLKELQDFMSENLVLDNALFVFGGDIKEDEVKIKVEKICQILKKNTPNQNKNYKLIDESIEVSEQKSTEQAYIYFCSPFDIQINDEKMYLAKLALFILGQGGFGSRLMEEVRVKRGLAYSAYAMLDVNLNYSRVFGYLQTKNESSNEAKTLVKEVFKNFVQNGVNDKEFQLAKQFLVGSMPLRYESLAKRLDIMLNEYLHGLKLGNLKEEMQKIKNTTLNELNDFIKAHSEIIKVSFASIENES comes from the coding sequence ATGATAAATTTAGACTTTAATGAAACTAAAATAGGCATAATATATGAGTATGATAATGAGCTTCCTGTGGTATTTTTTAAGCTTATTTTTAAAAATAGTGGAAAAATAGCAGAAAAACACAATAGAGGTTGTGCAAGTATGCTTGCTAGGCTTTTAAACGAAGGAAGCAGTGATGAGTTTTTTAGAAGCTTAGAATACCGTGCTATAGAGCTTTATGCTAAGGCTAGCTTTGAGCATTTTCAAATTAGTATTAAATGCCTGAAAGAACATTTTGATTTTGCTTTAGAAAAATTACAAGAATTATTTTTAAATGTGCGTTTTGATGAAAAAATCTTGCAAAGATTAAAAACTTTAGCCTTGGGTGAACTTGCAAGTTTAAATACTGATTATGATTATCAAGCAAAAAGACTTTTAAATAAAAATGTTTTTAAAGATGAAATTTTTGCTAGTGGTCTTGATGGGACTAAAGAAAGCATAGAAAAGATTAACTTAAAAGAATTGCAAGATTTTATGAGTGAAAATTTAGTACTTGATAATGCTTTATTTGTTTTTGGTGGAGATATCAAAGAAGATGAAGTAAAGATTAAAGTAGAAAAAATTTGCCAAATTTTAAAAAAAAATACCCCAAATCAAAACAAAAATTACAAACTCATTGATGAGAGTATAGAAGTAAGCGAGCAAAAAAGCACCGAGCAAGCTTATATATACTTTTGTTCTCCATTTGATATACAAATTAATGATGAGAAAATGTATTTAGCTAAACTTGCTTTATTTATCTTGGGTCAAGGTGGTTTTGGTTCGCGTTTGATGGAAGAAGTGCGTGTAAAAAGAGGCTTGGCATATTCAGCATATGCTATGCTTGATGTAAATTTAAATTATAGTAGAGTTTTTGGGTATTTGCAAACTAAAAATGAAAGTTCTAATGAGGCTAAAACTTTAGTTAAAGAAGTTTTTAAAAACTTTGTCCAAAATGGAGTAAATGATAAAGAATTTCAACTAGCTAAACAATTTTTAGTAGGTTCTATGCCTTTAAGATATGAAAGCTTGGCCAAAAGACTAGATATAATGCTAAATGAATATTTACATGGTTTAAAACTTGGAAATTTAAAAGAAGAAATGCAAAAGATTAAAAACACTACTTTAAATGAGTTAAATGACTTTATTAAAGCACATAGTGAAATTATCAAAGTGAGTTTTGCAAGCATAGAAAATGAAAGTTGA
- a CDS encoding DedA family protein: MEEFLKQLLYDYKNWAYIIVFLWCILEGELALILAGIFAHEGHVNLGLIIFVAGLGGFVGDQIYFYIGRYNKKYIQKKLRTQRRKFAIAHLLLQRFGWPIIFIQRYMYGFRTIIPMSIGLTRYSAKKFAFINLISAWAWAAITILLAWFFGKQIWLAVEWAGDHWYFAVPIIACFLLALFLGMKQIEKSILRKREHK; encoded by the coding sequence ATGGAAGAATTTTTAAAACAACTTTTGTATGATTATAAAAACTGGGCTTATATCATCGTGTTTTTATGGTGCATACTTGAGGGAGAACTTGCGCTTATTTTAGCAGGTATTTTTGCGCATGAAGGCCATGTAAATTTAGGACTTATCATCTTTGTAGCGGGTTTGGGTGGTTTTGTAGGTGATCAAATATATTTTTATATAGGAAGATACAATAAAAAATATATCCAAAAAAAACTTCGTACTCAAAGACGTAAATTTGCTATAGCACATTTACTCTTGCAGCGTTTTGGCTGGCCTATTATTTTCATACAAAGATATATGTATGGCTTTAGAACTATTATACCTATGAGCATAGGACTAACACGCTATAGTGCGAAAAAATTTGCATTTATTAATCTCATTAGTGCTTGGGCTTGGGCTGCCATAACCATTTTACTTGCATGGTTTTTTGGAAAACAAATTTGGCTTGCAGTGGAATGGGCTGGAGATCACTGGTATTTTGCAGTGCCTATTATTGCTTGTTTTTTACTTGCTTTATTTTTAGGTATGAAACAAATAGAAAAATCAATACTTAGAAAAAGGGAACATAAATGA
- a CDS encoding CheR family methyltransferase produces the protein MIKITENEMSDFIKIVEQISGNNLNTKKDILSIKLPKFLQELGLSSLSELNEKVQFQRNLKQETMDFITVCETYFFRELEQLKDVIFYIKSLDRPVNVLCAPCSSGEEVYSLAILASENFVKGMNIVGIDINKKMIDKCNEMLYSERSVARLNTMQKTRYFDVKDRMYQLKKETLACRCRFELCNVFDDSLFKLGKFDVIFSRNMMIYFDQDFKIRLMERFHRILNREGRIYPGKSDLVPETAYFEKNFSAGGVYYSKVD, from the coding sequence ATGATAAAAATTACAGAAAATGAAATGAGTGATTTTATAAAAATAGTAGAGCAAATAAGTGGAAACAATCTTAATACCAAAAAAGATATTTTATCTATAAAACTACCTAAATTTTTACAAGAATTAGGTTTAAGTAGTCTTAGTGAATTAAATGAAAAAGTACAGTTTCAAAGAAATTTAAAGCAAGAAACTATGGATTTTATTACCGTTTGTGAGACATATTTTTTTAGAGAATTAGAACAATTAAAAGATGTAATTTTTTATATAAAATCTCTTGATCGGCCTGTAAATGTGCTTTGTGCTCCATGTTCAAGTGGTGAAGAAGTGTATTCTTTGGCTATTTTAGCAAGCGAAAATTTTGTTAAAGGTATGAATATAGTTGGTATAGACATTAATAAAAAAATGATAGATAAATGCAATGAAATGTTATATTCAGAGCGCTCAGTAGCTAGATTAAACACTATGCAAAAAACACGTTATTTTGATGTAAAAGATAGGATGTATCAGCTTAAAAAAGAAACCTTAGCTTGTAGATGTCGTTTTGAGCTTTGTAATGTTTTTGATGATTCTTTATTTAAACTTGGGAAATTTGATGTGATTTTTTCAAGAAATATGATGATTTATTTTGATCAAGATTTCAAAATAAGACTAATGGAGCGTTTCCATAGGATATTAAACAGAGAGGGTAGAATATACCCAGGGAAATCAGATCTTGTACCTGAAACAGCGTATTTTGAAAAAAACTTTTCAGCGGGTGGAGTTTATTATTCTAAGGTGGATTAA
- a CDS encoding MFS transporter gives MTYRSLLKNNKTFRLLAMVQFISYFGAWFSQVGVFTLLTKELQAPANIIGFSAIFVFLPSIILAPINGVIVDRFKPKNLLLTMISVEMISIFMLIFVNSLAMLWFLYFLTFVRMAVASMYFQTEMSVLPKILTPQELKLGNELHSIIWAVSYALGMGAAGLFIDLFGVKPAFIADTLMLFCAMLILKTLILPDEKNTTQNNLFILIKEGLVYVFNNKKIIHLILLHGVVGITAYDVLITLLAEYEYAKVISIPLAIGLSNAIRAISLLIGPYILSPYINKNTLVYLYLAQGIGIMLWACLQFNFYLAFIGLVMAGFCTSSLWSYTYTLLQNDCDKRYYGRVIAYNDMVYLTFSAIIAFSTGYLFEFYGVKLSHFTFGLGVCFIFAGIYWWWFNKKYN, from the coding sequence ATGACTTATAGGTCTTTACTTAAAAATAATAAAACTTTTCGCCTTTTAGCAATGGTACAATTTATAAGTTATTTTGGTGCATGGTTTTCTCAAGTAGGTGTTTTTACTCTCTTAACCAAAGAGCTACAAGCACCTGCAAATATCATAGGTTTTTCAGCCATTTTTGTTTTTTTACCTTCTATTATACTTGCACCTATAAATGGAGTTATAGTAGATAGATTTAAACCCAAAAATTTATTACTAACAATGATTAGTGTTGAGATGATTTCTATTTTTATGCTAATTTTTGTAAATTCTTTAGCTATGCTTTGGTTTTTATACTTTTTAACCTTTGTGCGCATGGCGGTTGCAAGTATGTATTTTCAAACAGAAATGTCAGTTTTACCTAAAATTTTAACCCCACAAGAATTAAAACTAGGCAATGAGCTTCATAGTATTATATGGGCTGTATCATATGCTTTGGGTATGGGTGCAGCAGGACTTTTTATAGATCTTTTTGGAGTAAAACCAGCCTTTATAGCCGATACTTTAATGCTATTTTGTGCTATGCTTATACTTAAAACTTTAATCTTACCTGATGAAAAAAACACCACGCAAAACAATCTTTTTATACTAATCAAAGAAGGTTTAGTTTATGTATTTAACAATAAAAAAATCATTCATTTGATTTTACTTCATGGAGTTGTAGGTATAACTGCTTATGATGTTTTAATCACTCTTTTAGCTGAATATGAATACGCAAAAGTTATTTCTATACCTCTAGCCATAGGGCTTTCTAATGCTATAAGAGCCATATCTTTACTCATAGGGCCTTATATACTTAGTCCTTATATTAACAAAAATACTTTAGTATATTTATACTTAGCACAAGGTATAGGTATAATGCTTTGGGCTTGTTTGCAATTTAACTTTTATCTTGCCTTTATAGGCTTAGTAATGGCAGGTTTTTGCACTTCATCTTTATGGAGCTATACTTACACACTTTTGCAAAATGATTGCGATAAAAGATACTATGGTAGAGTGATTGCCTATAATGATATGGTGTATTTAACTTTTAGTGCAATTATTGCTTTTTCAACAGGATATTTATTTGAATTTTATGGAGTAAAATTAAGTCATTTTACTTTTGGATTAGGAGTGTGTTTTATCTTTGCGGGGATTTATTGGTGGTGGTTTAATAAAAAATATAATTAA
- the apt gene encoding adenine phosphoribosyltransferase has product MTMIKKQDKKYLLDSIRAIKDFPKEGIVFRDITTLLNNKEAFAFLMDHLVEKYQNAKLDYIVGIESRGFIFGAALSARLKLPFVPIRKPGKLPSKCLQESYSLEYGSDTIEIHIDAFNNQKANVLLIDDLIATGGTAIAAVKLIEKLNAKCVEACFLLELKDLDGAKELAKLTSVYSILEV; this is encoded by the coding sequence ATTACTATGATAAAAAAACAAGATAAAAAATACCTATTAGATAGCATTAGAGCTATTAAGGATTTTCCAAAAGAAGGAATTGTCTTTAGAGATATCACTACTTTATTAAACAACAAAGAAGCGTTTGCATTTTTAATGGATCATTTAGTTGAAAAATACCAAAATGCAAAGCTTGATTATATCGTTGGTATAGAAAGTAGAGGTTTTATTTTTGGAGCTGCGCTAAGCGCTAGATTAAAACTACCTTTTGTGCCTATTAGAAAACCAGGTAAATTACCTTCAAAATGCTTACAAGAATCTTATAGCTTAGAATATGGTAGTGATACCATAGAAATTCATATCGATGCATTTAATAATCAAAAAGCAAATGTTTTGCTCATAGATGATCTTATCGCCACAGGTGGCACGGCTATCGCTGCTGTTAAACTCATAGAAAAACTCAATGCAAAATGCGTTGAAGCTTGTTTTTTACTAGAATTAAAAGATCTTGATGGGGCTAAAGAATTAGCTAAATTAACTTCTGTTTATAGTATTTTAGAGGTATAA
- a CDS encoding dehypoxanthine futalosine cyclase — MNRLSKKEALNLLQNAPLYELGAMAYEKKLELHPEKITTFVVDRNINYTNICCIDCDFCAFCRKEKDDDSYILKYEEIGQKIEELQAIGGTQILFQGGVHPKLKIEWYEDLLSYIKTNYPTITVHGFSAVEIAYIARVSKISIEEVLKRLQAKGLFSIPGAGAEVLSDRVRDIIAPHKCDTTTWLRVHESAHNIGMKSTATMMFGTVENDEEIIEHFDHLRNLQDKTYGFRAFILWSFQSENTPLIKKHPEIIKQSSNRYLRLLALARLYLDNFKNLQSSWVTQGSLIGQLALKFGANDLGSTMMEENVVAAAGAKYRMNQEQMIELIKDIGELPAKRDTAYNILERF, encoded by the coding sequence ATGAATAGATTGAGCAAAAAAGAAGCATTGAATTTACTTCAAAATGCACCTTTATATGAACTAGGCGCAATGGCATATGAGAAAAAATTAGAGCTTCATCCTGAAAAAATAACTACTTTTGTGGTGGATAGAAATATAAATTATACAAATATTTGCTGTATTGATTGTGATTTTTGTGCTTTTTGTAGAAAAGAAAAAGATGATGATTCTTATATTTTAAAATACGAAGAAATAGGGCAAAAAATAGAAGAGTTGCAAGCCATAGGTGGAACGCAAATTTTATTTCAAGGTGGGGTACACCCAAAACTTAAAATAGAATGGTATGAAGATTTACTTTCTTATATAAAAACTAATTATCCTACTATTACTGTGCATGGTTTTTCAGCAGTAGAGATAGCTTATATAGCAAGAGTTTCTAAAATTTCTATAGAAGAGGTTTTAAAAAGATTACAAGCCAAAGGACTTTTTTCTATACCTGGAGCAGGTGCTGAAGTATTAAGCGATAGGGTAAGAGATATCATCGCGCCACACAAATGTGACACAACTACTTGGCTTAGGGTGCATGAGAGTGCGCATAATATAGGTATGAAAAGTACTGCTACTATGATGTTTGGTACGGTTGAAAATGATGAGGAAATCATCGAGCATTTTGATCATTTAAGAAATTTACAAGATAAAACATATGGCTTTAGAGCTTTTATTTTATGGTCATTTCAAAGTGAGAATACTCCTCTGATTAAAAAACATCCTGAAATCATCAAGCAAAGCTCTAATAGGTATTTAAGATTGCTAGCTTTGGCAAGATTATATTTGGATAATTTTAAAAATTTACAAAGTTCATGGGTAACACAAGGCTCTTTGATAGGCCAACTTGCTTTAAAATTTGGTGCAAATGATTTAGGTTCAACCATGATGGAAGAAAATGTTGTAGCTGCAGCTGGTGCAAAATACAGAATGAATCAAGAACAAATGATAGAACTTATCAAAGATATAGGAGAATTACCTGCTAAACGCGATACAGCTTATAATATCTTAGAAAGGTTTTAA
- the recG gene encoding ATP-dependent DNA helicase RecG, with the protein MKVEEKDLKLLHALGVKNCIDLALILPKKFDDFRISKFPKDTFCTQNVKIISTQNHHSQLFILCECLEWGIKANIVIFHPNKWHFKIFKYNALICIHAKMNFFNGIWQFINPKIVKNIGQIVPKYQISSIKDESIKKLILKYVNEANLKALNLEQKYINLLLNLHNYNDLTLYENFNVIIKDLKYIEIFNHLRRLKGKKISQNAYKIELFDISPWLKGLEFSPTNDQLLAIEDIKKDLQNKVVKRRVVMGDVGCGKTLVILAASLLVYPKKAILMAPTSILAEQIYHEAKRLLPNFVNVLLLKGGKKDKDLAKLKEQAHFIIGTHALIYQEEFEAVLVMIDEQHRFGSNQRQKISELSKNSQYAPHIVQFSATPIPRTLSMIQSELVNFSFIKQMPFKKDIKTFCIQDKDFKYLLKKIDDELAKNHQAIIIYPLVNESENIDYLSLEQAQGYWINKYKNVYITHGKDKNKEQILQEFREKGTILLSTTVVEVGISLPRLSVIVIVGAERLGLATLHQLRGRVGRVGLESFCYLYTRQKEIPSRLLEFAKTLDGFKIAELDLKNRLSGDLLDGRVQHGNHFKFFDFTDDEELVLKAKESIKNMEKENG; encoded by the coding sequence ATGAAAGTTGAAGAAAAGGATTTAAAACTACTTCATGCTTTAGGGGTTAAAAATTGTATTGATTTGGCTTTGATTTTACCTAAAAAATTTGATGATTTTAGAATTTCAAAGTTTCCAAAAGATACATTTTGTACTCAAAATGTAAAAATTATTAGCACGCAAAATCATCACTCTCAGCTTTTTATACTTTGCGAATGTTTAGAATGGGGTATAAAAGCAAATATAGTAATTTTTCATCCTAATAAATGGCATTTTAAAATTTTTAAGTATAATGCTTTAATTTGTATCCATGCAAAGATGAATTTTTTTAATGGAATTTGGCAGTTTATAAACCCAAAAATAGTAAAAAATATAGGTCAAATAGTCCCTAAATATCAAATTAGCTCTATTAAAGATGAAAGCATAAAAAAACTTATCTTAAAATATGTCAATGAAGCTAATTTAAAAGCGCTAAATTTAGAACAAAAATATATTAATTTACTTTTGAATTTACATAATTATAATGATTTAACTCTTTATGAAAATTTTAATGTTATAATTAAAGACTTAAAATATATAGAAATTTTTAATCATCTAAGGCGTTTAAAGGGTAAAAAAATATCACAAAATGCTTATAAAATAGAACTTTTTGATATAAGCCCTTGGCTTAAAGGTTTAGAATTTAGCCCTACAAATGATCAGCTTTTAGCAATAGAAGATATTAAAAAAGACTTACAAAATAAAGTCGTTAAAAGGCGTGTGGTAATGGGTGATGTGGGTTGTGGTAAGACTTTGGTTATACTTGCTGCAAGCTTGCTAGTATATCCTAAAAAGGCTATTTTAATGGCTCCAACTAGTATATTAGCAGAGCAAATTTATCATGAAGCAAAAAGACTTTTACCTAATTTTGTTAATGTATTACTTTTAAAAGGTGGTAAAAAAGATAAAGATTTAGCAAAATTAAAAGAACAAGCTCATTTTATCATAGGTACACATGCACTCATTTATCAAGAAGAATTTGAAGCAGTTTTAGTGATGATAGATGAGCAACACCGTTTTGGTTCTAATCAAAGACAAAAAATAAGCGAGCTTAGTAAAAACTCTCAATATGCTCCACATATCGTGCAATTTTCTGCTACACCTATACCAAGAACACTTTCTATGATACAAAGTGAGCTTGTAAATTTTAGTTTTATTAAACAAATGCCTTTTAAAAAAGACATTAAAACTTTTTGTATACAAGATAAAGATTTTAAATATTTGCTTAAAAAAATCGACGATGAGTTAGCTAAAAATCACCAAGCAATTATCATTTATCCTTTGGTAAATGAAAGTGAAAATATAGACTATTTATCACTAGAACAAGCACAAGGATACTGGATAAATAAATACAAAAATGTTTATATAACCCATGGAAAAGATAAAAATAAAGAACAAATTTTACAAGAATTTAGAGAAAAAGGCACGATTTTGCTTTCTACGACCGTGGTTGAAGTGGGGATTTCTTTGCCAAGACTTAGTGTGATTGTTATTGTTGGAGCTGAAAGACTCGGGCTTGCTACCTTACATCAGCTTCGAGGTAGGGTAGGTAGAGTAGGGCTTGAGAGCTTTTGTTATTTATATACTAGGCAAAAAGAAATTCCAAGTCGTTTGCTTGAATTTGCTAAAACTTTAGATGGATTTAAAATAGCTGAACTTGATTTAAAAAATAGGCTAAGTGGGGACTTGCTAGATGGTAGAGTACAGCATGGAAATCATTTTAAATTTTTTGATTTTACGGATGATGAAGAGCTAGTTTTAAAAGCAAAAGAAAGTATCAAAAATATGGAAAAAGAAAATGGATAA
- a CDS encoding MCP protein-glutamate methylesterase, whose protein sequence is MKLILIGSSTGGPSQLKFLLNDIELKDCAVVIAQHMNPAFIPSFVNQFNKEALSDVIIPNDKEVLKNKIYICQRNMVLSGNNALVLNTTEQISSFNPGIDVLFHSAVNLCKYHKILALIMTGMGDDGAKSLFELYKVGVRCLCENEADSIVYGMPKKARDTNPNLKPMSLIELKKEIINFIKS, encoded by the coding sequence ATGAAGCTTATTTTGATTGGTTCTTCAACTGGCGGTCCAAGCCAACTAAAGTTTTTACTAAATGATATAGAACTTAAAGATTGTGCGGTAGTGATTGCTCAACATATGAACCCGGCTTTTATTCCTTCTTTTGTAAATCAATTCAACAAAGAAGCATTAAGTGATGTCATCATACCAAATGATAAAGAAGTGTTAAAAAATAAAATTTATATTTGTCAAAGAAATATGGTTTTAAGTGGAAATAATGCTTTGGTATTAAATACCACAGAGCAAATAAGTAGTTTTAATCCAGGAATTGATGTTTTGTTTCATTCAGCTGTAAATCTTTGCAAATATCATAAAATTTTAGCTTTGATTATGACAGGAATGGGTGATGATGGTGCTAAATCTTTATTTGAGCTTTATAAGGTTGGTGTGAGATGTTTATGTGAAAATGAAGCAGATTCTATAGTATATGGAATGCCAAAAAAAGCTAGAGATACTAATCCAAATTTAAAACCTATGAGTTTAATAGAGCTCAAAAAAGAAATAATAAATTTTATCAAATCATAG
- a CDS encoding Crp/Fnr family transcriptional regulator yields the protein MDKHFEILISKGKKKHFNKGNILFFQGEKASKIYILLSGKVRIYKVNVKGFELTLHTLTPVNFIAEMPVFEGINYPANAICEQDCEICVFDFDEFRKLCLENGEFSFLLLTSLIGKIRILENFIRQKSLDLKSRLVSFLLENEEKLQNLKQKEIAVILNLPPESLSRFLKELKQNELICTNKGKIVILNKEKMQNLIKSF from the coding sequence ATGGATAAACACTTTGAAATTTTAATTTCTAAAGGCAAGAAAAAACATTTCAACAAAGGGAATATTTTATTTTTTCAAGGTGAAAAAGCAAGTAAAATTTATATTTTACTAAGTGGAAAAGTGCGTATATATAAGGTTAATGTAAAAGGTTTTGAATTGACACTTCATACTTTAACTCCGGTAAATTTTATAGCTGAAATGCCTGTGTTTGAAGGCATTAATTACCCAGCTAATGCAATTTGTGAACAAGATTGTGAAATTTGTGTTTTTGATTTTGATGAATTTAGAAAATTATGCTTGGAAAATGGAGAATTTAGCTTTTTGCTTTTGACTTCTTTAATCGGCAAAATTCGAATTTTAGAAAATTTCATCAGACAAAAATCTTTGGATTTAAAGTCAAGATTGGTTAGCTTTTTACTAGAAAACGAAGAAAAATTGCAAAATTTAAAACAAAAAGAAATCGCTGTGATTTTAAATTTACCTCCAGAATCTTTGTCACGTTTTTTAAAAGAATTAAAACAAAATGAGCTTATTTGCACAAATAAAGGTAAAATAGTAATTTTAAATAAAGAAAAAATGCAAAATTTAATTAAGTCTTTTTAA
- the rpiB gene encoding ribose 5-phosphate isomerase B, whose product MLREKIYIASDHAGFILKQEIINFLQEKNISFEDLGPFSNDRCDYPDYAHLLSSKIDENSFGILVCGSGIGMSIAANRHTNIRCALCNEPLSAKLSREHNDANVLALGARLTGVDMAFEIISNFINTSFSGGRHCVRISKIEAKL is encoded by the coding sequence ATGTTAAGAGAAAAAATTTACATAGCAAGTGATCATGCTGGCTTTATTTTAAAGCAAGAAATTATCAATTTTTTACAAGAAAAGAATATAAGCTTTGAAGACTTAGGTCCTTTTAGCAATGATCGCTGTGATTATCCTGATTATGCGCATTTATTAAGCTCTAAAATTGATGAAAATAGTTTTGGAATTTTAGTGTGTGGATCAGGTATTGGTATGAGTATAGCAGCAAATCGCCATACAAACATACGCTGTGCTTTATGTAACGAACCTTTAAGTGCTAAACTCTCAAGAGAACATAACGATGCAAATGTTTTAGCCTTAGGAGCTAGACTAACCGGAGTAGATATGGCTTTTGAAATCATCTCAAATTTCATTAATACTTCTTTTAGCGGTGGAAGACATTGCGTGCGAATTAGTAAAATAGAGGCAAAATTATGA